The segment gtactttataattacataaatactttttgcattattgtaatataggtatcactgaaagtatgtaattagtagtataagttagaatctgcaaaattataataataactcgacaataatgcttggaagttggacatgctattgtaaccaagtacacaggaggacatactatactgaatgatattatataaaaatgaatgaaaggaataatactggaaataatctcacttcaatattatatttatttttaaagaaacaggaataaaaaagtaattcgcagtagatataggaagactttaaattttgtttatttattgttacatttttccaagactattttcatccagtaacgtctccggagagcaaatcaaagagcgagaagtggcgcagatgtttcgagacagtgactgtttaacgaagagacgcagaattttggagcgcctcttgaaaggcctgcgcctcttatttgcaactttaaggcgatgcctttgaagctgaaatagccactaaacatttgttgtcatatagcatatatttaggttatattttctgtcacttcgaggagccgaccacataataatcacgcgcatccagtctgcgcattttcactagcccaattcaacattcaatacaattttgtatatataatgtttgttgataactgctttctgcagaggacgtgtaatgagtgtatttcatgttctgtttcggtgctttgctactaaaaaaatgtctaacctaacaaatttcattttctggggacattccctcatctattttcccttttcacttagaattccttactgctatcgtagaatattgtagcataagcacatttcaagtaattaaaatgtacaatgaattttctacgtttacagtaccagccgactttccgtttaaatttttataagtataacggaacagctgagaatttctttccttattcagaatagaatacagcaatagcaaacagctccttctcgcgttcaccgggtaatcgtcgatctatcggtattactatttctgtgcagaaaaaaatgctgtaataccgacctgccgaatcggccaggtcacgtgacgtgtctacccccttaagcataaATGAGCATAAAGGCAAGTTATTTGGGATATCTACCCTAGTACTTATACAATTATGATTCAAATACAAGTCTATCAATCAATTTCTTACAACAGTTTTGTcctgtttctttatttgtttaaaaacagagtgattgttataataataaaattaaaaacagttttCTTATCACGTAGACTTACATATGCATATGCTCCAAATTAAACATCTATCGGTTTTCACATAAAAACTATAGAAATTCCCATTGGGTCTAGGAACTTTTTTTGTGCAGAAACAGTAACTTATCGGAAGGACCGTATTTCCTTTGTTGGCTAACATGGCTCGAATTGTGAAACGTGTTATTCGTTACGATGTAAAGAATATGGTTGATATGCTTGACACTGTACGGTAGCGGATAATTGTAATCGCTAGGAGCCGTGATAGATGTAATTACGGTTGAACAGAGTTCGATGTGCAGCGAATTAAATAGGACGGCGACAGAATGGCGAAGTGAGACTGCAAGTAGAAAATGGCGAAGATCGTGAAAGGATCTGAATCGTTAGCCGTGATTCTGATTTGCGAGTACTGCACTAACCTTACGTTCAAACATATAGAAGATTTTGTAAGGTGGGTCCCACCTGTTTAATTGTCTATTTTGTAGTGAAATATAGTGCATGAAATTGTGTTCGGTTTGATTGCTTTTCCAATGCCACGTATATTGcgaattatttaagattctcaaTACACGTCACACAATACATTCACTCGTATTTCTTCGAAATATGTAATTGCGATCACAATGTTGACGAATGTACTATAGTATACGTATATCGCAGAATATACGGGGCATTTCAGAATTGTAAATATGTACTTCATACGGTAACAGATATTACGTAAAAATGAACAGAAATCTTGATAAATATAAGTCTATGAACTCATTGCTTTTGACATATTTAGAGTTTTCGTTGTGAGTCAGTAGAACTTTCTTTGTGATGACACATATATAGTGTAGCATGACGAATATTTTGAGAGGATTTGATATCAACAACTAATGAGTCTTGATGTGATCATGAGATCATTTTTTTTGTAGTACAAAGATTTACCATTAATAGTAATGATATTTTCAAGGGGTTATTAATCCGTATTACTGATACTTTTCCTTATTTACCGAAATTTCTCTTAGTTCCTTTTTAAGTGCTTGAGTCAATTTAAATTGATTCCATGTAAGTACATTACTtacgaaaatgtgaaaaagtgTTCACATTAAGTATTAATAATTCTATAGTGCATAATATTACACAAGAAACTATTGCTTTACAAACTAGCAAATGGAATACCTCAGgaattaaacaaacaaacaaacaaataaacaaataaacaaataaacaaacaaacagacagacagacagacagacagacagacagacagacagacagacagacaaacagacaaacaaacgaacaaacgaacaaacaattaGCGGATTTATGTttcttaaaatgttttaaacaaGAATCCATTCAGTAAGAACAATAACGAAACATTTTTACATCATTTTAATGTGTCCACTTAAGTAAAATAATTACATAAGAGTAACTAAGGCTGCTAGTAGTACCTACCGAAGATTTCTTGGCAGTATTACAGTTGTTGTTAATATAAAGCAtgtaaaaaaaaggtctgggttaggtctaccgtttaaattccgactgctggcaccaaatcagcaccagcggTGAGCCACGTGTTaagccatttcacggttcgtCTCACtgtccgaagttgtcaatcgcaggtgtcttagccccgttacgcagttgcaacaaagtaaatacacgtgtatgcaGTCAGGTataactgagatgaaaagacaGTGGCGAAAAATTGAATCGTAGTATCTACTAACTTCGAGCCTGATCCTTGGTGTTTATatttcgcccgatcgacgtaccacAAGTTTCGCTCGTGCTTTCCATCTTCGCCCCAATGGATGTGCCACAAGTCTCGTTCGTACTTTCCATTTTTGGCCAGATCGAgagaccacgagtctcactcgatgttgtaggccaaggggttaacagatccgtgaggagatctttcccatagtttattaaagcatttacaatattgtAAGAGTTGCGTTGCTATGCGTTATGTAGCGATGGAAGTATAAGGGACTTCGGGAGAGTCGGCTTTGGTGGCTAAGGCGGCTTATCAGTGAGCAGCGAATCCAAAGATCGCGAGTTCGAGTTCCAACGCACGAGGCTCTCTTTTTCTGCcgcttacaatatatttaaaaaaacatacttgtgattataaagtgatacattgaaacgaaattaaaaatatttattttttcacaacaaaaacagtagaggaaacagtaactttatgccactgcgaaaatgtaaaagtatCCAATCCCTGAGatgacacttttcaatgcgggataAAGGcctcaaatgcgggacgtctggtcactttatattAATACACATCAATTTTTAAATACCCATAGATCATTTTATTGTACTCGACTGTAGCTAATTacttaaatttatatttatagttCTGAAACACCTTACACTATAGCTTTGAGAAATGAAATATAATGGTTCACATTTCTATCATTTCACAGTACATGATTTTGTTTCAGACATCTGAGAGATCAGCATTGCTCTAGAGAGGGTGGATCTTTTGTGTGCCTTTATGGTTATAATGGAATATGTACTAGTCTTCCTGTGGAGGGAGTTTCTGACAAAGATTACGTAGCACACGCCACTAAACACGCGGCAATGCAACAGCAACGTAAGAGCAATGGTCAGTTGTCAGAACCATCTTCCTCGTGGACTGTATATTCTGCGACGCAGAACTTGCCAGCCGTTATAAACGACCCATTTAAAGGGAAGCAGAGTAACTTTTTAACCCGCACTTGGGGCGATGGATTTGTTGAGAAAGTTGATATTCCTAAAAGTCCGTACCTTCCCGATGTTACGATGCAACATTTcgaatcgtatttaaaaaagATCGCAAGGGTAATTCGTATGCTTCTTAAGAAAAGTTGAATGCCTCAACAGTGAattataagtgtattaataaagaCTTTAATTATAGAGGTATCGAAAACACTCTCGTATGAACTCGAATGCCAATAGACCAACTACGCCTAATGAATTGTTGCAAAATTTCCCAAATTTAAAAAAGGTCAAGTCTTTAGGTGAGAATAACTTTCATATGATTAAAAAGGTCGAATAATACAGTAATCCCGTATTGTATGCATGGTTCCTGCATTTTATGCGAATGGATCATCTTCTAGCTAGCGCACAGTGTTCGATGGGTATAGGGAAATGGACAAGAATTAATAAGTTCTCTCTGcagtcaaattttttaaaataaatttcgtatttgtttataaaaggacattttttatacatctttgatgttacaagttttttttctttttaatgcatGTAAGGTAAGTGCGGGTAATAACGCCCAGTAGGTAATATTGCTTTTATTACATAGGAAATGTCATTCGAAGATGTTTCCGCGTCGTTGATATAGCATTTCCCGGTTGAAAATTCAACAACTGTTTCCCCCTCAACTTTCATTGCACGAATTATAACAATTACGTCGTTTTTCTGATCTATGTTGGGAGTCCTCATCATCCAATTATTGTACAACTACAATTATGTATAAGTACAGACGTTGGTAACATATTCGcagaaaattgatgattttgtaaagtacACGTTTAACATATTAGCTCGAGAATGAGGAAGTCACAAAAGAGATAGGGAAGTGCTTCAAAGTACGTGTCTAGGTACCTGCTCTACACGAAACAGGGCCcatttacaaggtttttaaaaacctacAAATTATCCTGTTTGTATAATCCTACCCTACGCGGCGGGCGCAGGACGGGCCTAAGCGACAAACgttttaataatgattttgacttttttctgtttcgggcaaattcgggcagctgaaattgacgttaatataaagtataatgttccctaaattaatatacacAAAATCACggggacttttttttaaaaaagttcctttatttttatgataccagaatttgtggatcgaacacttcagattcttgacttttgtacATTACATCGAACACTGTGTGGCGCGTCGACAGTCGTGACAAATAAAACCTGCGAGTTGCATCATCCACTACtgcaaattaaaatgtttatatttttcatagaTCTCCGTAACACTCACTTTAATCGATAGGATCTCACCAATCTGTTAGCAATACTTTCATAAACATCtaatttcaaatacaaaaattttaattttcagtagtgAAGGAGTCAGGTCGCTGGCTACTGGTCTTGAGAATATCGGTCCGAGAGGTTTGTCACTGTTGCTCTGGTCTGCTCACTGTCGGTGTATACCATTCACTCCCCTTATTAAGggtttatacctagtcaggcagccgaaaagaggcgaatatttctgaattttttttaagaagcggaagcgtatatttttacaaaactttttgcgcttaaaagagcatcatttaaagaacatttggtaattttttcgtagaaaaatagttacgtttagataatctggttccgaatggcaatgctcactgcaaaaccaaatttttaaaaatgcttcttggatatcagttgttactttattataaacgtaaatatttttctacgaaaaaattacgaaatgttctttaaatgttgctctttcaagcgcaaaaagttttgtaaaaatataagcttccatttcttcaaaaaaattcacaaatattcgcctcttttcggccgcctgactaggtataactccttAAGTTATTCGAACGAAGACTCAGTCAAGTGTGAAATAATGGGATGCTAGTTTCCCCTCTCTACGCGTATGCGAACGGTTGAACCCGAGCAACACGCATACATTCAGGGCATACTGTGACTAACCGGGTTGTAGTGTGATTTTTATTGTACTATATGGAACTTCTACgttaagcgaatcatttttaCAGATCGAATGCAATTTGATTTAACTAGTATTCCAAAAATCTTTTTAACACCCAACTTGGATCTTTCTCAGAAAGATAACTTTTATGCTGTGTTTCCGTTCGCGAAGGGTGGACTGCTAAGTAAGGAATGTAATATTGTTATGCATGTCAAGCAAATGCAAGAGAAggtatatcattaattaattgttctgaatAAACTTAAGgaaaaatacaataaataatacatatgaaatatattcttttaatagTTAAGTCACTATTTAGATGTTGTGGAAGTTAGAATAGCAGAACAAGTTGCTTCGAAGTCACAAGCATTTTTTCATGCCATGACTTCTCACGACGCTTTAATGGAGCAACTTACGCAAACTATTACGGTTTTAAAGGCTCTTAGGAAAAATATACACAAAGTTGATAAACATCTAGTCAATGATTCATTAGAAATTTTACGGTAAATAGCAGTTATGTTTTATAAGTCACTTTGTACGTAAAACACGCACGATGGATACTTTAATCTGAACATTTCTCCAGGTTAGAACGAGCAAGATCTAATCGGTTGTTAGTTCACGAGAAACTAAAGCTCATAGCTACAGTACATCAAAGTCAACCAATGATACAGTTACTGTTGTCCACGCCAGACTATGTTGCAGCATTGGATCTTATCGCCACAACGCAAGAAATACTTTTACAGGAATTGAATGGGGTGCATAGCTTTAGgtacatttatataaattaattataacTTTAAAGAATAGTACAGTAGCCTGTGAATCTTTATCCGTTTATTTAGACATCTGAGTTCTCAGTTAACGGAAATGGAGAAACTGGTAGACAAGATGTTGTCTACAGAGTTCCAAAGATATGCAACTGCTGACTTAAACAGACCATTAGGTGGTGAAACCACTGTTCTGGACGgtgtaagtacatatataacttTTCGAAACGTACACCTAGTTCGTAGCAAACAAACCGTCGTCCATCTCTTCCCAGTGAGATCATTTGTACACCCTGAACGAACAGGACAAACTGGTTTCCATAATTTCTGGCCTGCTGCGGCAAAAGCATTTTCAATTCGTGGATACGTACAAAGAAGAAGCTGTAACAACAGTTCGAGCTGTAACAAAACAGAGAGTTATAGAAGCTCTAGCTGCGAGCGATTGTTGCAGCGATCAGCAAGCAGCTGCTCTTGAAGTCGGTGGACTTTCCCTTGCAGAGAGATTAACGTTGCTTCACGATAGTATGCAGTCTTTGACATTCCTTCTCATGCGAATCAAAGTATGTACTGCAAACCGAATTCTAGATTATAAATATTCGATGTAAATAATGTGTACTTTTAGGCTGTCCACGACGTAATGCGAGATACGGTAGATCTTGCAGCTGGCCGAGTATGCGACGGTTCGTTCGATGATTCGATACCTGATCGTTTGTTAACTGAAGCAGAACATTCGCGAGTAACGACCAAACTCAATGATATGATAACTTCTGTTTGTGATTATTGCCATGAGCGAATGGGAAATCTGCTTTCGGCAGGTGCAAACGATAAAGATAAATTGCAAAACGATAAAGAAAGAACAAAcaatgaaaattcgaataataagcTAGAAGATAAAGAGTGTCAAAATAGTAACGATAAGTCATCTTGGCTGAGTAAAAGAGCAACGACGGCTCAAGTGTGTCAACTGGCCAATTTGGTCGAAGGATTCACCGAAACGTGCGAAAAATTCTGCGGCAAACAGTGTACAGCGTTACGATCTGCATTTAAGGTGTGCAATGTCCCTGAATTTTGGGACATTCTGTATAACTGATAACTCCCATGCATTTACTGtggtttgcaaaaatgttgacgAGCAAAAACTTGGTGGTCGAGGGATGCAGCGTGTACCGCTAAGAACTTACTAGTGGGGAATTGGGGAGCTCCGCGGCAGAGAGTGGGGCGGCGCGAGCGTGGTAGCCCCCTTGCTCCGCTCAGCATCCGGCcgtcaacatttttgcaaactACAGTACgttgtttacattttttttacattttatggtATTACAGGCACAAGCTAGTAAGTTTATTCAAAGATTTCACACCGAGCTTAAAACAAAGCTCACTCTTTTGCTGGAATCTGAAAGATGGAAGCAGGCTGATGTGCCCACAGAATTTCAAGCATTAGTGGCGCATGTTTATGAGAAGAAATGTTTTCCGCCGACTTTACTTAAAGCTGAAGATAGAGTAAAAGAAGACGGTATTCAGAACTTTATCATGGTAGGCGAGGAAAAGTATGCAGTTGTTGGCACTGCTTTAATGCTTATACAGATGATTCAGGAATACTGCAGGTACATTTATGCTGTTCATTTATAGTACAATGTTATgcttgtatttgtatttgtaattCTATATTGTATTTATAATCATAGAACCGGTAGTGAGTTGGTCGCCCTATCTGGAACAATTGGAAGATATTTAGCTGAATTACTGCGACACTATAATTCACGGTGTTGCCAACTTGTACTTGGCGCAGGTGCAATGCAAGTTGCTGGTTTAAAGACCATTACAAGTACAATACTCGTGTTGGCCGCACGCAGCTTGAAATTGATCCTATGGTTTATGCCTTTTGTAAAGACACATTTTCAGAGTAAGTTAACTTACGACATTAAATAACGGAATCATAATACTAAATATTGCAAATTATTTGTAGTGCTTTCAGAGCAGAATCCTAGTCGTGGATTTGGTGCGTCTAATATGAGTGGCGGTGTTGCTTTACTGGACAGCGTCGAACGAGACATTCGTGCACATGTAAAAGAAATAGAGAGCAAGATTCTTACCATTGTCGACAATCTGTTAGGCGGCCAAATATCAAAATGGTCCGCAAGGCCGCCCGTTCCATCAAAATCGTTTAGAAACATTTCTAGGTAAACGTCTAAAcgtttttttcaaatggaaatcAATGTGTTCATATAATTCTTAATTGCAGCTACTTAATAAAATTGCATGAAGCAGTTTCTGGAATTCTCCCCTCAGTTGAAGTACAAATCTTATACCGTACAGTGAATACATCTTTTAAAGAGAAACTTCGagaacaattagttaaaatgAATATAGTAAATAATGGTGGTCCGCAACACGGTGTGGTTACGTCTGAACTTACGTTTTACCTTGAggcgttaagaaaattaaaggttcTGCCAGCTAATGAGTTAGATGACAATTGGATGAGCGATATATGGACTAGATAACATGCAGAGCGTGTGATATACTGCATAATAGAAGCAATGAAGTATTGTAGGAAAAGGTGACTAATCATTTTAATCGTCTTCCTCCACACGCATTGTATTT is part of the Andrena cerasifolii isolate SP2316 chromosome 1, iyAndCera1_principal, whole genome shotgun sequence genome and harbors:
- the Scat gene encoding VPS54 subunit of GARP complex scat gives rise to the protein MAKIVKGSESLAVILICEYCTNLTFKHIEDFVRHLRDQHCSREGGSFVCLYGYNGICTSLPVEGVSDKDYVAHATKHAAMQQQRKSNGQLSEPSSSWTVYSATQNLPAVINDPFKGKQSNFLTRTWGDGFVEKVDIPKSPYLPDVTMQHFESYLKKIARRYRKHSRMNSNANRPTTPNELLQNFPNLKKVKSLDRMQFDLTSIPKIFLTPNLDLSQKDNFYAVFPFAKGGLLSKECNIVMHVKQMQEKLSHYLDVVEVRIAEQVASKSQAFFHAMTSHDALMEQLTQTITVLKALRKNIHKVDKHLVNDSLEILRLERARSNRLLVHEKLKLIATVHQSQPMIQLLLSTPDYVAALDLIATTQEILLQELNGVHSFRHLSSQLTEMEKLVDKMLSTEFQRYATADLNRPLGGETTVLDGDKLVSIISGLLRQKHFQFVDTYKEEAVTTVRAVTKQRVIEALAASDCCSDQQAAALEVGGLSLAERLTLLHDSMQSLTFLLMRIKAVHDVMRDTVDLAAGRVCDGSFDDSIPDRLLTEAEHSRVTTKLNDMITSVCDYCHERMGNLLSAGANDKDKLQNDKERTNNENSNNKLEDKECQNSNDKSSWLSKRATTAQVCQLANLVEGFTETCEKFCGKQCTALRSAFKAQASKFIQRFHTELKTKLTLLLESERWKQADVPTEFQALVAHVYEKKCFPPTLLKAEDRVKEDGIQNFIMVGEEKYAVVGTALMLIQMIQEYCRTGSELVALSGTIGRYLAELLRHYNSRCCQLVLGAGAMQVAGLKTITSTILVLAARSLKLILWFMPFVKTHFQMLSEQNPSRGFGASNMSGGVALLDSVERDIRAHVKEIESKILTIVDNLLGGQISKWSARPPVPSKSFRNISSYLIKLHEAVSGILPSVEVQILYRTVNTSFKEKLREQLVKMNIVNNGGPQHGVVTSELTFYLEALRKLKVLPANELDDNWMSDIWTR